A single window of Leptospiraceae bacterium DNA harbors:
- a CDS encoding ABC transporter ATP-binding protein produces the protein MLELININKNYTSSEHSLHVLKNINIKIEQGEFVAIMGPSGSGKSTLLGIAAGLDRADTGDVILDSVKMGGLSEDELAKLRAEKVGFIFQNFQLVRTLNAIENVSLPLIISTKLSEKEIKQKAMSLLEKVSLEHRVSHFPSQLSGGEEQRVAIARSFINNPKILFADEPTGNLDSKNGNAVMNMLTALNKQNNSTLIVVTHDPKVAALADRILEMENGEIKQRTGNVRITQKPITKSKKKGKK, from the coding sequence TTGTTAGAACTAATCAATATCAATAAAAATTATACTTCGTCCGAGCATTCCCTTCACGTTTTAAAAAATATAAATATCAAAATCGAGCAGGGCGAATTTGTTGCAATCATGGGTCCGTCTGGATCAGGAAAATCCACTCTACTCGGAATCGCAGCCGGTCTGGACAGAGCCGATACGGGTGATGTAATTTTAGATTCAGTGAAAATGGGTGGCTTGAGTGAAGATGAGCTTGCAAAATTAAGAGCAGAGAAAGTCGGCTTTATCTTTCAAAATTTCCAATTGGTAAGAACGTTAAACGCAATAGAAAACGTTTCCCTTCCTCTAATTATCTCAACTAAGTTAAGCGAAAAAGAAATCAAACAAAAGGCAATGAGCTTACTTGAAAAAGTTTCTTTGGAGCATAGAGTCAGTCATTTTCCATCGCAATTATCCGGCGGAGAAGAACAGCGAGTAGCCATTGCTAGGTCTTTCATTAACAATCCAAAAATTCTATTTGCCGATGAACCAACCGGTAATTTAGATTCTAAAAACGGAAATGCGGTTATGAATATGTTAACCGCTCTAAACAAACAAAATAATTCTACCCTGATTGTTGTCACTCATGATCCCAAAGTTGCCGCCCTTGCCGATCGAATTTTAGAAATGGAGAACGGAGAAATTAAACAAAGAACGGGTAATGTGCGTATAACTCAAAAGCCCATTACTAAATCCAAAAAGAAGGGAAAGAAATGA
- a CDS encoding ABC transporter permease produces the protein MKLSFKSRLILREIFLRPAYSFQFILAVAIGVGSVVGINSYKQNLYEAIGKESRTIMGGDLMVESPSAYSEETKEFIKANLPNESKLSYSVNFASMIYTPSKETSLATVKALDAYFPLYGEVQTSPAGLFRTLKKEEVLLDETLAKNLKLKFGDTVFIGNKKFRLKGFVKKEPGSVGSFTSMAPTAIITPSGLKETGLEARGSRIRYNVLVALPNGLDSKKFKEDNFKTFINKDLTLYHNTEIGSGSQRFINSTFDYMSLLGLSAFFLGCISILISTRTRLKEKTSEIAVLKCLGASSYWNISIFLREIFFLSAIGTLIGVSVGYFIQFYIPDLTSSDFLAEIKPNINIKSLVWGIFIGILVPLIIGLESILKISRLSPLYAIRSELDDKIKIRFIPDLLQLIEVIAIYILFFLLASYETGGFLKGFILSGVILLLPIILSIFYQLFRILSLQLLKLGIFSNSFRLVLKKINQTGSGLALPIIGIGSALTILLLSLILKTSLLSLSGINQLERRPNVFAIDIRSEQLADLKKIQRKFPSKQILTSPVIGARLASINNKPINKEETEKDAVKRDWRSTARTREYFLSYRKELYDTEKIVEGKFWENKGEDEISVEYEFAKTLGVKLGDTLQFNVQGIEISGKITNTRSVNWADMKPNFVVVFSPGNLESAPSYYISAFLLESSEDRYQFQKDLIAKAPNITVIDVEKAILNFTSILEKVSSIIGLMTSFIIVSAILLLISSLYSTKRQREEETSLLRVIGAVSSFVVRMYLIEAVFVGVYAFLCSLVLSLGANYILSTYFLNLRYIIPVNELLISFALTIGIMLFVYFVNLIGLFRKPAKEFLKSV, from the coding sequence ATGAAGTTGTCTTTCAAATCTAGATTAATTCTTCGTGAAATATTTTTAAGACCGGCGTATTCATTTCAATTTATATTGGCTGTTGCAATTGGAGTTGGTTCTGTTGTGGGAATCAATTCTTACAAACAAAATCTATATGAAGCAATTGGAAAAGAGTCTCGCACAATCATGGGGGGAGATCTTATGGTTGAATCCCCGTCAGCTTATTCAGAAGAAACAAAAGAATTTATAAAAGCAAATCTTCCAAATGAATCAAAGCTTTCTTACTCGGTAAATTTTGCCTCAATGATTTACACTCCTTCCAAGGAAACGTCACTTGCAACAGTAAAGGCTCTTGACGCATACTTCCCGTTATACGGTGAAGTGCAAACAAGTCCTGCCGGATTGTTCAGAACTCTCAAAAAAGAAGAAGTTCTTTTAGATGAGACTCTCGCTAAAAATTTAAAACTTAAATTTGGAGATACGGTCTTTATTGGAAATAAGAAATTCAGACTGAAAGGATTTGTAAAAAAAGAGCCCGGCTCTGTTGGAAGCTTTACATCTATGGCGCCTACCGCTATCATTACACCGAGCGGTTTAAAAGAAACAGGACTGGAAGCGAGAGGAAGCAGAATCCGATACAATGTTCTAGTTGCATTGCCAAATGGACTTGATTCAAAGAAATTCAAAGAAGATAATTTTAAAACATTTATCAACAAAGATTTAACTCTCTACCACAATACAGAAATCGGATCAGGCTCTCAGAGGTTTATCAATAGCACTTTTGATTACATGAGCTTACTCGGATTATCCGCTTTTTTTCTAGGATGTATTTCTATACTCATTTCTACTCGAACACGACTCAAAGAAAAGACTTCGGAAATTGCTGTCTTAAAATGTCTCGGTGCTTCCTCTTATTGGAATATTTCTATTTTTCTGAGAGAAATCTTTTTTCTTTCTGCAATTGGGACATTGATTGGAGTCAGCGTAGGTTACTTCATTCAATTTTACATTCCAGATTTGACTAGTTCTGATTTTCTTGCCGAAATCAAACCCAATATAAACATAAAATCTTTAGTCTGGGGGATATTCATTGGTATCCTCGTTCCTCTTATCATAGGTCTTGAGTCTATCTTAAAAATCAGCAGGCTTAGTCCTTTGTATGCAATTCGATCCGAGTTAGACGACAAAATAAAAATTCGTTTTATCCCAGATCTATTACAATTAATAGAAGTAATCGCAATTTATATTTTATTCTTTTTACTTGCAAGCTATGAAACAGGTGGGTTCTTAAAAGGTTTTATTTTAAGCGGAGTAATACTTTTACTCCCAATTATCTTGAGCATATTCTATCAATTATTTAGAATTCTAAGTCTGCAACTTTTGAAGCTTGGAATTTTTAGTAATTCGTTTCGGCTTGTCTTAAAGAAAATAAATCAAACAGGTAGCGGCTTGGCTCTTCCGATAATTGGAATCGGCTCAGCATTAACGATTCTACTTTTATCCCTTATATTAAAAACAAGCCTATTGAGTTTAAGCGGTATTAACCAATTGGAGCGTAGACCCAATGTATTCGCTATTGATATTCGGTCAGAGCAATTAGCCGATCTAAAGAAAATACAAAGAAAGTTTCCATCGAAGCAGATTTTAACTTCACCTGTCATCGGAGCAAGACTAGCAAGTATCAATAACAAGCCAATCAATAAAGAAGAAACTGAGAAGGATGCGGTTAAACGAGATTGGCGCTCGACAGCAAGAACCAGGGAATATTTCTTGTCTTATAGAAAAGAGCTTTATGATACAGAAAAAATCGTAGAAGGAAAATTCTGGGAAAATAAGGGAGAGGATGAAATTTCTGTCGAATATGAATTTGCTAAAACACTCGGCGTTAAGCTCGGTGATACACTTCAATTCAACGTGCAGGGAATTGAAATTTCGGGGAAAATAACGAATACCCGCAGTGTGAATTGGGCAGACATGAAGCCAAACTTTGTAGTTGTGTTTTCACCGGGTAATTTAGAATCGGCACCTTCTTATTATATCAGCGCATTTCTTTTGGAAAGTTCAGAAGATCGCTATCAATTTCAAAAAGACTTAATCGCAAAGGCTCCCAATATTACGGTGATTGATGTAGAGAAAGCAATTTTAAATTTCACTTCTATTCTAGAAAAAGTTTCGAGCATTATCGGTCTTATGACATCTTTCATCATCGTATCTGCCATTTTACTTTTAATTTCCTCTCTCTATTCAACCAAGCGACAACGAGAAGAAGAAACTTCTTTGCTGAGAGTGATTGGTGCTGTTTCTAGTTTTGTAGTTCGCATGTATTTAATAGAGGCAGTTTTCGTAGGAGTTTATGCATTTCTTTGTTCTTTGGTTCTATCACTCGGGGCAAACTATATATTATCCACTTATTTCTTAAATCTTAGGTATATCATCCCAGTCAATGAATTGCTGATTAGTTTTGCTTTGACGATTGGCATTATGCTTTTCGTATACTTTGTAAATCTAATAGGTTTATTTCGTAAGCCTGCCAAGGAATTCTTAAAATCAGTCTAG
- a CDS encoding pyridoxal phosphate-dependent aminotransferase produces MNYLSDKFNFERSLNDLSKLLESAKSKNNFIDLTSSNPTLFFKYEESLIRSAFTEASFFPYEPDPQGIEKARLALVKYYEEKGRKMDVRNFFFTSGTSEAMSFVLKAIANPDSEVLLPTPGYPLYDFIFNLENCKAKNYSIIPQRTNLSNQLLWRIDFKSLKENINENTKAIVIVEPHNPTGSRLNREDAANLMLIAKTNNLILIVDEVFSDYFEGYYSVNPYEGANCIYLNGLSKTLALPQMKLSWIYLTGSSIFVGQMKEALEIISDTYLSVNIPVQVGLETFLETSLKIQSQIQNRIKINSLQIADLLKEQNGIEFFLPDGGWNMILKLKEPWEDEEFAFRLLEERGVYVYPGYMFDMPDSSYIVISLILSTEMIEEGMRRICSLLSLD; encoded by the coding sequence ATGAACTATTTATCTGATAAATTTAATTTCGAAAGAAGCCTAAACGATTTATCCAAATTATTAGAAAGCGCAAAGAGTAAAAACAATTTTATAGATTTAACTTCTTCAAATCCAACGTTATTTTTCAAATATGAGGAGTCTCTCATTCGCTCTGCTTTTACGGAAGCGTCTTTTTTTCCATATGAGCCTGATCCACAAGGAATCGAAAAAGCAAGATTGGCACTTGTAAAATACTATGAAGAGAAGGGAAGAAAAATGGATGTGCGAAATTTCTTTTTTACCTCTGGCACTTCGGAGGCGATGAGTTTTGTGTTAAAAGCAATTGCAAATCCTGATTCTGAAGTTCTATTGCCTACTCCCGGTTATCCTCTCTATGATTTTATTTTTAATTTGGAGAACTGTAAAGCAAAGAATTATTCAATCATACCTCAGAGAACGAATCTATCCAATCAGCTTTTGTGGAGAATAGATTTTAAAAGTCTCAAAGAAAATATCAATGAAAATACAAAGGCGATTGTCATTGTAGAGCCACACAACCCAACAGGCTCTAGATTAAATCGAGAAGATGCGGCTAATCTTATGTTAATCGCTAAAACAAATAACTTAATACTAATCGTGGACGAAGTCTTCTCTGATTACTTTGAAGGCTATTACAGTGTTAATCCATATGAAGGGGCTAATTGTATTTATCTCAATGGCTTGTCTAAGACGCTTGCTTTGCCTCAGATGAAGCTATCCTGGATTTACCTCACAGGCAGTTCTATCTTTGTAGGGCAAATGAAAGAAGCTTTAGAAATAATCTCTGATACGTATCTTTCGGTAAATATTCCCGTGCAGGTAGGATTGGAAACATTTCTCGAAACATCTCTTAAAATACAAAGTCAAATTCAAAATCGAATTAAAATAAATTCTCTACAAATTGCGGATCTATTGAAAGAACAAAATGGCATTGAATTCTTTTTGCCCGATGGAGGTTGGAATATGATATTGAAGTTAAAGGAGCCATGGGAAGACGAAGAATTTGCATTTCGTTTATTAGAAGAACGAGGAGTGTATGTGTATCCCGGATATATGTTTGATATGCCTGATAGCAGTTATATCGTGATTAGCCTCATCCTGTCTACGGAAATGATCGAAGAAGGAATGAGGCGAATTTGTTCTTTGCTCAGCCTAGACTGA
- a CDS encoding leucine-rich repeat domain-containing protein, with the protein MRILFSFFIFSFLWTHLSAAEDAKSDRTALAEILKNAHISQTDVKNVSNLEKMELGDENQISYDPVSGRIIGLKLHLTEFNDLSLLSTLTGLTVLIISGDEGITQISQLQGLENLSNLKVLSLREHKIHKIKGLQNLKNLEKLDLSMNEISKIEGLENLKSLKKLELGDNKLTKIENLNSLTYLEELYLHRNQILKLENMEYLVNLRILHVYENDLSRIENLDNLRNLEELELGVCKFQRIEGLANLSKLKILKLWYNKIAKIEGLDSLVNLETLDLSNNHISKIEGIDNLPEIKFVDLTNNKITNKKAVKKYLNKNIMIELE; encoded by the coding sequence ATGCGTATTCTTTTTAGTTTTTTCATTTTTTCATTTCTATGGACTCATCTTTCGGCAGCCGAAGATGCTAAGAGTGACAGAACTGCCCTTGCGGAAATTTTAAAAAATGCGCATATATCGCAGACAGACGTAAAAAATGTCTCCAATTTAGAGAAAATGGAATTAGGAGATGAAAATCAAATTTCCTATGATCCAGTTTCGGGTAGAATTATTGGATTAAAATTGCATCTTACAGAATTTAATGACTTATCTCTATTATCCACTCTGACAGGGCTTACAGTTTTAATTATCTCAGGCGATGAAGGAATTACACAAATTAGTCAATTGCAAGGTCTGGAAAATCTTTCCAATCTAAAAGTTCTCTCTCTCAGAGAACACAAGATTCATAAAATAAAAGGATTACAAAACTTAAAGAATCTTGAGAAACTAGACTTGAGCATGAACGAAATTTCGAAAATTGAAGGTCTAGAAAATTTGAAAAGCTTAAAAAAACTAGAACTAGGCGACAACAAGCTTACTAAAATTGAAAATCTAAATTCACTGACTTATCTAGAAGAATTATACTTACATCGAAATCAAATTTTAAAATTAGAGAATATGGAATATCTGGTTAATCTGCGTATACTGCACGTCTACGAAAATGATTTATCAAGAATTGAAAATCTAGATAATTTGAGAAATTTAGAAGAATTAGAACTAGGAGTTTGTAAATTTCAAAGAATTGAAGGTTTAGCAAATCTAAGTAAATTAAAAATTCTAAAACTTTGGTATAACAAAATTGCTAAGATCGAAGGTCTCGACTCTCTTGTGAATTTGGAAACACTTGACCTAAGCAATAATCATATTTCTAAGATTGAGGGTATTGATAATTTGCCGGAGATTAAATTTGTAGATCTCACGAATAACAAGATAACAAACAAAAAAGCAGTTAAGAAATATTTGAATAAAAATATAATGATCGAACTCGAATAA
- a CDS encoding adenylate/guanylate cyclase domain-containing protein codes for MLQLLWNQLAYQGVLYLSDITEHKHVVLINTLSLFIPVFTLLNLLTVISLGVPSLYIYFSLAYMFLLPLTIAFNACGKILFARIYLFFISTCYLIMLAFLQGNQARAHFFLLAEALVTYFLFPAHQKKIMHCLVGFLFLLFIGLDFWHDDMIGLMIQSPERLKIASFVTDASFAIILLGFAFYIHITFQKTESFMRLEHDKSEKLLQNILPLSIIKKLRDNPDTIAERFEDCTVLFSDIVGFTQMSKSMPAVSVVSLLNEIFSRFDDLAEKYNLEKIKTIGDAYMVVGGLPEPDENHVEKIASFALEMLDVIRDYRQKNNVQLELRIGINSGAAVAGVIGKKKFIYDLWGDSVNTASRMESHGLPGQIQVSESTYIRIKHLFQFEDRGNMEVKGLGLVRSYLLTAKPM; via the coding sequence ATGCTACAACTACTTTGGAATCAACTCGCCTATCAGGGTGTTCTCTATCTGTCAGATATCACCGAGCATAAACATGTCGTTTTAATCAATACACTTTCCTTGTTTATTCCGGTATTTACTCTTTTAAATTTGCTAACAGTTATTTCTCTTGGAGTTCCAAGCCTCTATATTTATTTTTCTCTTGCTTATATGTTTCTCTTACCATTGACAATTGCATTTAACGCTTGCGGTAAAATTCTGTTTGCCCGAATCTATTTATTCTTCATCTCAACATGCTATTTAATAATGCTAGCATTTTTACAAGGAAATCAAGCAAGAGCACATTTCTTTTTATTAGCGGAAGCACTTGTCACATACTTCTTATTTCCCGCTCATCAAAAAAAAATAATGCATTGCTTAGTAGGATTTCTCTTTTTACTATTCATTGGGCTGGACTTTTGGCACGATGATATGATTGGGTTAATGATACAATCCCCTGAGAGATTAAAAATTGCTAGCTTCGTCACTGATGCTTCCTTCGCAATCATTCTATTAGGCTTTGCATTCTACATTCATATTACATTTCAGAAAACAGAATCCTTCATGCGACTCGAACATGACAAATCCGAAAAACTTTTACAAAATATTTTACCCTTGTCTATTATAAAAAAATTAAGGGACAATCCAGATACTATCGCAGAAAGATTTGAAGATTGCACAGTCCTATTTTCTGATATTGTAGGATTTACACAAATGTCAAAATCTATGCCGGCAGTTTCCGTAGTCTCTCTTTTGAATGAAATCTTTTCTCGCTTTGATGATCTCGCAGAAAAATACAATTTAGAAAAAATTAAAACGATAGGCGACGCATATATGGTAGTAGGCGGTCTACCTGAGCCTGATGAAAATCATGTAGAAAAAATAGCAAGTTTCGCACTGGAAATGTTAGACGTTATCCGCGACTATAGACAAAAAAACAATGTTCAGTTAGAACTTCGAATTGGAATTAATTCAGGTGCTGCAGTAGCGGGAGTAATTGGCAAAAAGAAATTTATCTATGATCTATGGGGTGATAGCGTCAACACTGCTTCTAGAATGGAATCCCATGGACTCCCAGGACAAATCCAAGTTTCAGAATCAACCTACATTCGGATTAAACATTTATTTCAATTTGAAGATAGAGGAAATATGGAAGTAAAAGGTCTAGGACTAGTTCGGAGTTATCTATTAACCGCAAAGCCGATGTAG
- a CDS encoding pyridoxal phosphate-dependent aminotransferase, translated as MRRNIVHPGADELIYEIRQIVGVGKQLEKLGVQITWENIGDPVQKGEHIAPWIKEIVSNLVQKDLSWAYTATQGAENTRKFLAEKVNERDGVKITLDDILFFNGLGDAVAKIFGFMRREARILGPSPAYSTYSSAEAAHSGYEHLTYELNPDNNWMPDIQDIENKVRYNDSIAGILLINPDNPTGAVYSKEIMREIVKICEKYDCILICDETYAHVNYSGSGSIHLSEVIGDKVCGMALRSISKELPWPGSRCGWIEVFNRKNDPLFERYIKTLLDAKMLEVCSTTLPQMAIPEIYASPKFIPHLNERNHKYKERAHKAVSILANTKGIRVVEPKGGFFLTVLFEDGILNDKMSLPIANAAASDYIQPMLKNIANDRRFVLNLLASTGICVVPISSFCCNKDGFRVTLLEEDPAKFEWVFTTIRDSIKTYLGTV; from the coding sequence ATGAGAAGAAATATTGTTCATCCAGGAGCTGACGAATTAATTTACGAGATTCGTCAAATTGTAGGAGTTGGTAAACAACTCGAAAAGTTAGGAGTTCAAATTACTTGGGAAAATATTGGCGACCCAGTTCAAAAGGGAGAGCATATCGCCCCTTGGATCAAAGAGATTGTATCCAACTTAGTCCAGAAAGATTTAAGTTGGGCTTACACAGCAACGCAAGGAGCGGAAAACACGCGTAAGTTCCTAGCAGAAAAAGTAAATGAGCGTGATGGAGTTAAGATTACTCTTGATGATATTTTATTTTTCAACGGACTTGGTGATGCTGTTGCAAAAATTTTTGGTTTCATGAGAAGAGAAGCTCGTATCCTTGGACCAAGTCCTGCTTACTCTACTTATTCTTCTGCGGAAGCAGCTCATAGCGGCTACGAACATTTAACCTATGAATTAAATCCAGACAATAACTGGATGCCAGACATACAGGACATTGAAAACAAAGTCCGTTATAACGATTCCATCGCAGGGATACTGCTCATTAACCCCGATAATCCTACTGGCGCAGTTTACAGCAAAGAAATCATGCGAGAGATTGTAAAAATCTGTGAAAAATACGACTGCATTTTAATTTGTGATGAGACTTATGCGCATGTAAATTATTCTGGTTCTGGTTCCATTCATCTATCAGAAGTAATTGGCGATAAAGTCTGTGGAATGGCTCTTCGTTCTATTTCGAAAGAACTTCCCTGGCCTGGTTCGCGCTGTGGTTGGATAGAAGTATTTAATCGCAAGAATGATCCACTTTTCGAGCGGTATATAAAGACTTTGCTCGACGCAAAGATGCTAGAAGTATGCTCGACTACTCTGCCGCAAATGGCAATTCCAGAAATATATGCATCCCCAAAATTCATTCCTCACTTAAATGAGCGCAACCACAAATACAAAGAGCGTGCGCACAAAGCCGTGAGTATCCTCGCCAATACAAAAGGAATTCGTGTTGTTGAACCAAAGGGAGGATTTTTCTTAACTGTTCTATTTGAAGATGGAATTCTAAATGATAAGATGAGTCTTCCGATTGCCAATGCGGCTGCTAGTGATTACATCCAACCAATGCTAAAGAATATCGCAAACGATAGACGCTTTGTATTAAACTTACTTGCTTCTACAGGAATTTGTGTGGTTCCCATTTCTTCTTTTTGCTGTAATAAGGATGGATTTCGCGTAACGCTTCTTGAAGAAGATCCTGCTAAGTTCGAGTGGGTATTCACGACTATCCGCGACAGCATTAAAACATATCTAGGAACAGTATAA
- a CDS encoding DedA family protein: MEFIKGTIDFILHIDRHLDAITTEYGTLTYVILFLIIFAETGLVVTPFLPGDSLLFAIGAIAARGTLDVFLLFFILAIAAILGDTVNYWIGKFLEPKLETIHFINKDHLKKTQDFYDKYGGKTIIIGRFIPIVRTFAPFVAGIGTMNYSKFIMYNIVGGLLWISIFLIAGYFVGNHPEVRKNFTYVIFGIIIISVMPAVIEYFRNSKKTA, translated from the coding sequence ATGGAATTTATCAAAGGAACTATTGATTTCATATTACACATAGATAGACATCTAGATGCAATTACAACCGAATACGGAACACTAACATACGTCATATTATTTTTAATTATATTTGCGGAGACAGGACTTGTTGTGACTCCTTTTCTTCCAGGCGACTCCCTTCTTTTTGCAATTGGTGCAATTGCCGCAAGAGGGACACTCGATGTATTTTTACTTTTCTTTATACTTGCGATAGCCGCAATTCTAGGTGATACGGTTAATTATTGGATTGGAAAATTCCTTGAGCCAAAGCTTGAAACAATTCATTTCATAAATAAAGATCATCTCAAGAAGACGCAAGATTTTTATGATAAGTATGGCGGTAAGACAATCATCATCGGGCGGTTTATACCGATTGTCCGCACCTTTGCTCCCTTCGTTGCCGGCATTGGCACAATGAATTACTCAAAGTTTATCATGTATAATATTGTAGGCGGACTTCTCTGGATTAGCATTTTTCTAATCGCTGGATACTTTGTAGGAAATCATCCTGAAGTTAGAAAAAATTTCACCTATGTAATTTTTGGAATCATCATTATCTCAGTAATGCCAGCAGTGATTGAGTATTTTAGAAATAGTAAGAAGACGGCATAA
- a CDS encoding SDR family NAD(P)-dependent oxidoreductase, producing the protein MSKKVIVVGASSGIGAEIAKELLKSGAYVTLIARREEELHKLVAEIPSSKYCIIKHDVSHFAEAPKFFADAVKIMEGLDEIYYCAGILEKVAIDEFSVEKDIRMLTINTLGAVAWLNSAAEIFQKKNSGKIIGISSIAGDRGRVGSPAYNTSKAALNTYLESLRNRLSRKGIQVLTVKPGFIDTDMTKGMQGLFWLISANTAAKIILKAAANGKENIYVPARWALVGLIIRMIPSFIFKKLNV; encoded by the coding sequence ATGTCAAAAAAAGTTATCGTTGTTGGAGCCTCAAGCGGGATTGGTGCTGAGATTGCGAAGGAGTTATTAAAATCCGGAGCCTATGTAACACTCATTGCACGTAGAGAAGAAGAGTTACATAAGCTAGTTGCAGAAATTCCTTCTTCTAAATACTGCATAATCAAACATGATGTTTCTCACTTTGCAGAAGCTCCAAAATTTTTTGCAGATGCCGTTAAAATCATGGAAGGTCTAGATGAAATTTATTATTGCGCTGGAATATTAGAAAAAGTTGCAATCGATGAATTCTCTGTTGAAAAAGACATTCGCATGTTGACAATCAATACACTCGGCGCTGTAGCGTGGCTGAATTCGGCAGCAGAAATTTTTCAAAAGAAAAATTCTGGTAAGATAATTGGAATCTCTTCCATTGCAGGAGACCGAGGACGTGTCGGTAGTCCAGCGTATAACACGAGTAAGGCGGCACTCAATACTTATCTAGAAAGTCTCCGCAATCGCTTATCAAGGAAAGGCATACAAGTATTAACCGTAAAACCAGGCTTCATTGATACTGATATGACAAAAGGAATGCAAGGCTTATTCTGGTTAATCTCGGCGAATACAGCGGCAAAGATAATATTAAAAGCAGCGGCTAACGGCAAAGAAAATATTTACGTCCCCGCAAGATGGGCATTAGTCGGACTCATAATAAGAATGATTCCCTCATTTATTTTCAAGAAACTCAATGTATAG
- a CDS encoding FAD-dependent oxidoreductase, which yields MNENTAIYFPITNPEKVETWGMNLYSLSRVFRPRTEREIRDVFAYALANKTKITFRGGGCSYGDASINNAGFVVDMGQFNKILSFDEATSILTAQSGVTIKQLWEYCIEKGFWPPVVSGTMMPTLGGALSMNIHGKNNFAVGPIGEHVIEFTFLTPSGELIKCTKESNKELFYTFISGLGMLGCFIEIKIKMKKIYAGKMKVTPIPVKNLKEMISEFEKNLPDSDYLVGWVDAFGSGDGVGRGLIHRADNLKAGEDKDFPSNCKLEKQNLPSTFFGLIPKSWMWMFLYPFSNSLGMRLVNYAKYALGFLSRKPYMQGHAEFAFLLDYVPNWKFIYKPGSMIQYQVFIPEENALAGMTEVLTHCQKRGFVSFLAVFKRHRKDQFLFTHSVNGYSMAMDFPVTKSNKEKLWKMCSELDEIVLKNKGRFYFAKDSTLRPETAERYLTKDAINKFKALKAKFDPNSILQSDLYKRVFGG from the coding sequence ATGAACGAAAACACAGCAATCTATTTTCCAATTACAAATCCAGAAAAAGTCGAGACATGGGGAATGAATCTTTATTCTTTGAGTCGAGTCTTTCGTCCAAGAACAGAGCGAGAAATTCGAGATGTATTCGCATATGCACTTGCAAATAAAACAAAGATTACTTTTCGCGGTGGTGGTTGCAGTTATGGAGATGCTTCTATCAACAATGCGGGCTTCGTAGTTGATATGGGGCAGTTTAATAAAATACTTAGCTTCGATGAGGCAACTAGTATATTAACCGCTCAGTCCGGTGTAACGATAAAACAACTCTGGGAATATTGTATCGAGAAAGGATTCTGGCCTCCCGTTGTAAGTGGAACTATGATGCCGACGTTAGGCGGTGCACTCTCCATGAATATACACGGGAAAAATAATTTTGCAGTCGGACCAATTGGAGAGCATGTTATAGAGTTTACTTTTCTTACTCCGAGTGGGGAGTTGATTAAATGCACGAAAGAATCTAACAAAGAACTATTTTATACTTTCATCAGTGGACTTGGAATGCTTGGTTGTTTTATTGAAATTAAAATCAAGATGAAAAAAATCTACGCCGGTAAAATGAAAGTAACCCCGATTCCAGTAAAGAATTTAAAAGAAATGATTTCTGAATTTGAAAAAAATCTTCCTGATTCTGATTATTTAGTTGGTTGGGTAGATGCATTTGGCTCTGGTGACGGAGTTGGCCGTGGTTTGATTCATAGGGCGGATAATCTCAAAGCAGGGGAAGATAAAGATTTTCCTTCAAATTGTAAATTAGAAAAACAAAATCTTCCATCTACTTTTTTTGGCTTAATACCAAAGTCTTGGATGTGGATGTTTCTATATCCGTTTTCTAATTCTCTCGGAATGAGACTTGTGAATTACGCGAAGTATGCGCTAGGATTTCTTTCTAGAAAGCCCTATATGCAAGGTCATGCAGAATTTGCTTTTCTACTCGACTATGTTCCTAATTGGAAATTCATTTACAAGCCTGGGTCAATGATCCAATACCAAGTCTTTATTCCAGAGGAAAATGCGTTAGCCGGAATGACGGAAGTTTTAACCCATTGCCAAAAGCGTGGATTCGTTTCTTTTCTCGCTGTATTCAAGCGTCATCGTAAAGACCAATTTCTTTTTACTCATAGCGTCAACGGTTACTCGATGGCGATGGATTTTCCTGTAACAAAAAGCAACAAAGAGAAACTCTGGAAGATGTGTTCTGAACTAGACGAAATTGTTCTAAAAAACAAAGGCAGATTCTATTTCGCCAAAGACAGCACATTACGCCCCGAAACCGCTGAGCGTTACCTCACTAAAGACGCCATCAACAAATTCAAAGCTTTAAAAGCAAAGTTTGATCCTAACTCTATCCTGCAATCGGATTTGTATAAGCGGGTATTTGGGGGATAA